A section of the Meles meles chromosome 8, mMelMel3.1 paternal haplotype, whole genome shotgun sequence genome encodes:
- the LOC123948663 gene encoding olfactory receptor 4S1: MGIKNNVTEFVLFGLFQSREMQHVCFVVFSLFHVLTVLGNILVIITINASKTLNAPMYFFLTHLSFADMCYPSATTPKMIADTFVVRKTISFNGCMTQLFSAHFFGGTEIFLLTAMAYDRYVAICRPLHYTTIMDRWKCGLLAGASWVAGFGHSILQTLLTVQLPFCGPNEIDNFFCDVHPLLKLACADTYVVGLIVVANSGMISLVSFIILIISYVVILLNLRSRSSEGRRKALSTCGSHIITVLLVLVPPMFMYIRPSTTLAADKLVILFNIVMPPLLNPLIYTLRNNEVKNAMRKLFRVEGSMGEN, translated from the coding sequence ATGGGAATCAAGAACAACGTGACTGAATTTGTGTTGTTCGGCCTTTTCCAGAGTAGGGAAATGCAGCACGTGTGCTTTGTggtcttctccctcttccacgtGCTCACTGTCCTGGGGAACATTCtggtcatcatcaccatcaatgCCAGCAAGACCCTCAACGctcccatgtatttcttcctcacCCACCTGTCTTTTGCCGACATGTGCTATCCATCTGCTACCACACCCAAGATGATTGCTGACACTTTCGTGGTGCGCAAGACCATCTCCTTCAATGGCTGCATGACCCAGCTCTTTTCTGCTCACTTCTTTGGTGGCACTGAGATCTTCCTCCTCACAGctatggcctatgaccgctacgtGGCCATCTGTAGGCCCCTGCACTACACGACCATCATGGATCGGTGGAAGTGTGGCCTGCTGGctggggcctcctgggtggctggctTTGGGCATTCCATTTTACAGACCCTTCTCACAGTCCAGCTGCCCTTTTGTGGGCCCAATGAGATCGACAACTTCTTCTGTGATGTTCATCCCTTGCTGAAGCTGGCCTGTGCAGACACTTACGTGGTGGGGCTCATTGTGGTGGCCAACAGTGGCATGATCTCCTTGGTGTCCTTTATCATCCTTATTATCTCCTATGTGGTCATCTTATTGAACCTGAGAAGCCGGTCATCTGAGGGCCGGCGCAAGGCTCTGTCCACATGTGGCTCACACATCATCACTGTCCTTTTGGTCCTTGTGCCCCCCATGTTCATGTACATTCGTCCCTCCACCACCCTGGCTGCTGACAAGCTTGTCATCCTCTTTAACATTGTCATGCCACCTTTGCTGAACCCTCTGATCTACACGTTGAGGAACAATGAAGTGAAAAATGCCATGAGGAAGCTGTTTAGAGTAGAGGGGAGCATGGGGGAGAATTGA